The window TCGCTGTAGTCGTCGGTGTCACTGTTCAAGATCACCCGCACGGCGTCGTCGCCGGGCTGGGTGGACTGGACGAGTGGATGGTTTTCGAACAGATCGGCAATCTGCTGCATCTGGTCACGTTGACTGGGTTGGATAATCAACACGGTATGTTGACGCACCATGCGGATGACCTCGGTCACCTTGGCATTTTGTTTCAATTCGCCGCGGTCGATGATGCCCACTTTGTTGCAGACGTCCGCGAGCTCCGGCAGGATGTGGCTGCTGACAATCACAGTTTTACCCATTTCTCCGAGTCGTCTGAGCAGGTTTCGCATCTCGATGCGGGCCCGTGGATCGAGACCGGACAAGGGTTCGTCGAGCAGTAAGACTTGGGGATCGTGCAGCAGCGTCCGTGCCAGGCCCAGCCGCTGGGTTTGTCCACGTGAGAGCGTGTTGGCGAACGCATCTCGCTTAAAATCCAGGTCGACGATATCGAGCATCTCATTAACGCGTTTGCGGCGATCGAGCCCGTTGATCCGATACGCGGCGGCAAAAAACTCGAGATACTCAATGACGGTCATGTCGTCGTAGACGCCGAAGAAGTCGGGCATGTAGCCCACCAGACGGCGGATTTCTTTCGGCTGCGTGTGGACGCTGTGGCC of the Allorhodopirellula heiligendammensis genome contains:
- a CDS encoding ABC transporter ATP-binding protein produces the protein MIKTVDLTKKYGDAFAIRAIDLDLEAGDLFGFIGPNGAGKTTTMRIIATLLEPSWGEAYVCGHSVHTQPKEIRRLVGYMPDFFGVYDDMTVIEYLEFFAAAYRINGLDRRKRVNEMLDIVDLDFKRDAFANTLSRGQTQRLGLARTLLHDPQVLLLDEPLSGLDPRARIEMRNLLRRLGEMGKTVIVSSHILPELADVCNKVGIIDRGELKQNAKVTEVIRMVRQHTVLIIQPSQRDQMQQIADLFENHPLVQSTQPGDDAVRVILNSDTDDYSELPKLLIDNGIGLRRFSEEELDLESAFMALTQGTSTRM